In Streptomyces sp. P9-A4, the genomic window TGGTTCCGACGACCTCGGGGAGCTGGGCGGGTGCCTTTCGGCCTGCTTCGAGATCGAGCCGGTTGCATGCCTCGGCAAACCGCAGGTAGGTGTCGACGCTGGCCACCACGATGCGGGCGTCGATCTTGATGAGTTCGATGCCCACCACGGAGATGCGGACGAAAATGTCGATGACCAGACCGCGGTCGAGGATGAGCTCCAACACGTCATAGAGGCTGCTGCCGCCTGGGCCGCCTCCGCCCCTGCTTACGCTGCTGCCGCTCTGCGGCACCATGGTCATGGCGCCTCCTTTCCCGGGCGGCCCGTCTTCAGGTCGGCCGGTCGATCATGCCTCGGCTGTACCGGCGGGTTCGTTCGTAGGACACCAGCTGCCCCTCGGGATCCAGGGCGACCTTGTAGCTGGCCATCACGCTGGTCGTGTCTGGGATGCGGTCCAGTTCCACCACTTCCACCTGTGCCTCCCAGCCGTCCTCGGTGGGCTTGAGCGACGAGACGGAGTCGGGGGGCCTCCCGAGGAGTTGGGCGAGTTGCCCAGCTGCGGAACGCATCGCCGAAGACGCGTTGAGAGCCCCTGACGGCCGCCTGGCGGAAGCGCGGCGTGACGACGGCCGCTTCTGTTCCTCGGCGTCCTCAGCCGGGCGGGGGCGGGCTCTCCTCGGACGGGTCGGTTCTGCTGCGGCCATGTGGTCACTCCACTGGGGGAACACCGCTCGCTGAAACTACAATGTCATCATATAGCGACACATCTCCCGTGTGGGGGTGGGCGGTGTAGAGACCCCCGAGCGGAGCCGCTTCTTCGGCTGCCGGCGCAGAACACCGCCGCACGGTCCGCAGGCCCGGACGGTATTCCTGGGCGGCGACGTACAGCCCGCAAACGCCCTGATGAAGGGATACAGCTCATGCAGGACACGACCAAATACGCGCTCGCGGCCGCTGTGGCCGGGGGCTACGTACTCGGACGCACCAAGAAGGGCCGCCTCGCGCTCACAGTGGCCACGTACCTTGCCGGCCGCCGCTTCGGCCTTGAGCCGCGTCAGCTCATGATGGAGGGCCTCGGCAAGCTCAAGGAGACACCCCAGTTCGCTGAAATCAGCGAACAGTTGCGGGGCGAGGCCCTGGACGCGGGCAAGAAGGCTCTGGGAGCCGCGGCGAATCGCAAGCTCGGCGACATCGCCGACTCGCTCCACCACCGCACCCTCGAACTGACGAGCGCGGGCAAGAGGGAAGACGAAGAGGAGCCCTCCGAGTACGAGGACGAGTACGAAACCGAGGGCGAGTACGAGGACGAGGACGAGGACGAACAGGGCTACGCGGAGCCGGAGGCCGAGGAGGAGGAAGAAGAGCCGGAGGAGGAAGAGGAAGAAGCGGAGGAGGCGTACGAGCCGGAGGAAGAGGGGGAAGAAGAGGAAGAAGAAGAGCCTCAGGAAAAGCCCCGGCCCCGAAGGACGCGGAGGCCGAGCGCCTCGAAATCCGCAGCGCCTGCCAAGAAGACGGCGGCCAAGAAGACCGCGGCGAAGAAGGGCTCAGCGGAGAAGCCTTCAGCCCGCTCCGCAGCCGCCAAGAAGGCCCAGCCGACCAAGAAGGCCGCGCCTGCCAAGACCGCCGGCAAGAAGGCGGCCAAGACGGCGCCGGCGAAGAAGACCGCAGCTCGCACGTCGGCACGTAAGACGGCGCCGGCGAAGAAATCCGCAGCGCGCACGTCGGCACGCAAGACGGCGCCGGCAAAGAAGACCACAGCGCGCACACCCGCACGCAAGACGGCGGCCAGGAAAACGGCGGCGAAGAAGACGTCAGGCCGCAAGCCGTCCACGCGGAGGTAGGTCATGGCACAGTCAGAACGCGCCAGCGCGAAAGAACCGAAGTCGGGACTGGACCAGCTGCTCGAAGAGCTGACGTCATTCCTGGGCGCCCAAGCCGAGCAACTTGCGGACAAGGCGTCGGACAAGTTGGGGGACGTGACCGATCAGCTCACGGACGTGGCGCAAGGCAACGGGAAGCTCTCCGACGTCGCCGGTGTTGGGGGGCGGATGCTGCAGGGCGACTCGCCCATGAAGGCGATGATGGGCCAGGGCCTCAGTGGCCTCAAGGACAAGGTGACCGGCGCCGCCTCCCAAATCTTCGGCAAGGGCAAGAAGGGCCGTAAGAGCGGCGGGAAGGTCATCAACATCGTCGAGTTCATTGATGTCGGCCTGCCGCTGCGCACCGTGTATGACCACTGGTCGCAGTACGAGGACTTCAGTGGCTTCGCCAAGGGCGTTCGCGACGTCTCGCGCAACGATGACACCACCAGCGACTGGAAAGTCAAGGTCGGGCCTTCGACGCGCGGCTGGAAGGCCACCGTTCAGGAGCAGGTACCCGACGAGCGGATCGTCTGGACTTCCGAAGGCGCCAAGGGAACCACCCGTGGCTGCGTCAGCTTCCACGAGCTCGCTCCGTCGCTGACCCGCATCGTCGTGGTGGTGGAGTACTACCCCTCCGGATTCTTTGAGAAGACCGGCAACCTGTGGCGCGCTCAAGGCCGCCGCCTGCGCCTGGACCTCAAGCATTTCCTGCGGCATGTCTCACTCACCACCGACGAGCCGGAGGGCTGGCGTGGCGAGATCCGAGACGGCGAGGTGGTCGTCACCCACGAAGAGGCGCTGGAGGAAGAAGGGGAGTACGAAGACGACGAAGACCAGGACGCGGGCGAGGCGGAAGGGGAGTACGAAGACGACGAGGAGGGCGGCGAGTTCGAGGAAGGCGAAGAGCCCGAGGAGGAAGAGCCTGAGGAAGACGAAGAGGAACCCGACGGTAGTTACGCCAAGGGCGAGGAGGAGTACGCCGAGGAGGATGTTCCTGAAGAGGACGACGAGGGCGAAGCCGACGAATCAAGCCGTCCGCGCCGTCGACGGTAGCGGGGGCCGGGGGGCGGGGCCCGAGGGGTACGGGCCTTGCCCCTTGATCCTGGACACACGAGACACTGGATCCTGAGGGTCTGAGAACGGACATCTCGTGGTCATGAAGAACGGCGGGAAGTTCTTGTATTTGGCCACCGTCATCGACCTCGCCTCACGCCGCCTGGCCGGATGGGCGATCGCGGACCACATGCGCACCGGCCTCGTCACCGACGCCCTGTCCGCCGCCGAACGCACCCGCGGCAGCCTCGCCGGAGTGGTCCTGCACACCGACCACGGGGCCCAGTACACCAGCCGGGTCTTCGCAAACGCCTGCCGCCAGGCCGGCGTCCGCCAGTCCATGAGCGCGATCGGCAGCTCGGCGGACAACGGCTCGCCGAGTCCTTCAACGCAACGTTCAAACGCGAGACTCTTCAGGGCCGAAAGCACTGGTCCAGCGAACGCGAGGCCCGTCTCGACGCGTTCCGCTGGCTCAACCGCTACAACACCCGACGTCGTCATTCCCACCTCGGACAACTCAGTCCCATCGCCTACGAGACAGCCCTCGACACAACATCAACTACCCTGGCCCAAGCCGCATAGCCCGTGTCCAGGATTCCGGGTCAAGTCCCGAACGCGTCCTTGCCCTTTTCCTTTACATGACGGCCCTTGCCGCGGGCTTCCAGCGCGGCGCCTTTAGCCGCAGTGGTTTCGTTGCCTAGGGCATGCGCTGCCTTCCTGACTGCCTTCCCGATCACTTGCTCGGCCTTGGCCTTGACCTTCTCGCTGGCGCTCATGTCCGCCCCTTTCTACAGACGCCCCTACCCGGGGCGGGGAAGAACAGGCATACGGCACAGATTTCGGTTGCCTGCAGCTCGATTGACCAGGTCGTTGCCTGCGATGGCGCACCTGCAGGAGGCCGCCTCGGACGAGTGAGTGCGATCGCACATAGATCAACGGGTCTGCGGGATGGCAGACAGCGCCAGCCGATGATCGAGGCGACGCTGTACAGGGACTGCTGTCACGGGTGCCGCCTGATAGGTGGGCCGAAGGCGGGGACCCGCACCCGTCGCACCGAGCCGATGAGCGTCGCCGCGGAGATCCAGTGGTCCCTGCTGCCTCCCCTGGCCATGGTGATGCCCCGCGTCGCGGTCGCGGGGGTCCTGGAGCCCGCCTACAACGCCTTCATGGACCGGGCCGTTGCCGACCAGGATGTGGCGATCGTCGTCGTCGACCCGATCCAGGGTTACGGACAGGACTCCCGCCGGATCGCCGCCGTGCAGCAGCGGCAGGTGGCCCCTTACACCGTTGGGCAGGACGACCTCGACAGGGCTTGAGTCGAGGAAGCACCGGCCCGCTACGGAGCTGTCGACGGGCTGCGGATCGCCGGCCGCCAGGCCCTCGCCGGGCAAGGGGACCAGCTGCTGCTGTCCGTAGTCCTGGAGCAGGATCTGCGGGTCTCGGGCCCCCAGCCGGGCCACCGCGTCGGCGACGTGCGGTGCGACCAGATGGGGCGGCAGCTCGTGTGCGCGGTCCAGGAACACACCCAGGAGCTCCTCCCCGAAACTCTCGGAGCGGTCCGGGTCCCCACGCTGTCCGGCTGCCATCCAGTTACCTCCAACCGGGCGGCGGGCCGGCGATGTGGCCCTCTTACGATGCCGGCGCACCTGTTGGCCCGACTGTGCGGCAAACCTTCTCCCACCCGGTGCTCGCACGCGGCTTCCCGGTGCTGTCGCCGTCCTTCGCCGAGACGGTCCTGGCGGCGGGCTGTACCGCTACGCGCCTTCAGAAATGCTCCTCGGCGGCCGGGTGCGCCACGCGGGTTTCCGCGCGTGCCGACGGGCGCGCCGAGGGCGGCCGGCTCCCGGCCGGAGCTCAGCCGCGTTCTTCCTCGTCGGCCTCCATCCGCCTGATGCCCTGGTGGGTCAGGGAGACCATCGCAGGTGTGTTGCCCGGTTCCCAGTCGACGGTGAGTCGACGCGCTCTCCGCGCAGTACGGCACGCTGTTCGTCAGCCGCCGGCAACGCGGGCCCGGAGAGCATCTCCGCCCCGGGTGCGGCCGCCGCGGCGCTGACCGTGGCCGCCACGGACAAGCAGGACCGGCTCGCGTCCTTCTCCAGCACCAACCCGCTGGCCTGGTCCGGTGGCATGAAGCCGGACATCGCGGCGCCGGGCGTGGACATCACCGCCGCCAGGTCACAGGCGATGACCGATAGCGGGGAGGGTCTCTACCGCACCATCAGCGGCACGTCGATGGCCACCCCGCTCGTCGCGGGCGTGGCGGCGATCCTGGCCCAGCGGCACCCGGACTGGACCGGCGCGCAGCTCAAGGAACACCTGACGAGCACCGCGAAGGGCCTGGAAGGCGGGTACTCGCCGTACGAGGTCGGCACCGGCCGCCTCGACGTGGCCGCCGCCGTGCGGACCACGGTCCGGGCGACCGGGTCACTCTTCTTCGGCAACTACACCTGGCCGCACGAGCCGAGCGACGTCGCTGTCACGAAGGACCTGACCTTCACCAACGCCGGTTCCTCCGACGTCACCCTGAACCTGGCGCTGACCGATGACGACGTGCCGTTCACTCTGAGAGCGGCCGAGGTGACCGTCCCCGCGCGCGGCACCGCCACCGTCCCCGTCACCGGTGACCCGCGGACCGCCTCGGTAGGCCGTCACGCCGGCTACGTGACAGCCACCGACGCGGCCACTGGCCGGCAGGTGACCCGCACCTCCGTGGCACTGCTCAAGGAGAAGGAGCGCTACGACCTGAACATCAAGCTGGTCGGCAAGGACGGCAAGCCCGCCAGCGGCTGGGTCGGCGTCAACCTCGCCGGCGACCCCTGGCCGTGGAACGTCTACGTCGAAGGCTCGACCACGATGCGCATGGCACCCGGCCTGTACACCGTCGCTGGGTACATCGACGTGGCGGGGGAGAAGGCGGATCGCTCCGGTCTGGCCGTGCTCGTCGACCCGGAGGCGGTGCTCAAGGACGGCTCCGCGGAGGTCGTGCTGGACGCGAGCAAGGCACGCCTGCTCCAGACCGAGGCGCCGCAGCGCACGGAGGACCGCCAGCGCAAGGTCGACTTCAAGGTCCACTACAAGGGCCAAGCCGAGCAAGCGTGACCTCGCCCGGATCGACGCCCGCTACTACGCGGCGGCGGGCGGGCGGCTCGCGGAGGGCTACCGGTCCGACTTCACCCTCAGCCCGTCGTTCAACATGCCCGAGCTGGAGTGGCACCCGGGCACCCGCACGGAGTGGGTGACCCCGGGCCAGGTCTGGCGGGAGTTCCACACGTAGGGCGTCGACCGACCGCTGCCGTGGTCGATGGTGTCGGGCGACAACACGTACGCCAAGGGCAGCACCACCCGCCTGGACTGGTTCGCT contains:
- the gvpJ gene encoding gas vesicle protein GvpJ; translation: MTMVPQSGSSVSRGGGGPGGSSLYDVLELILDRGLVIDIFVRISVVGIELIKIDARIVVASVDTYLRFAEACNRLDLEAGRKAPAQLPEVVGTMMEGGASGKTKGAIGGAVEAVTESLTGRSAKEEPEEEPEEEPEEEPAPKKRRPARRPVRRERE
- a CDS encoding gas vesicle protein GvpO; the encoded protein is MAAAEPTRPRRARPRPAEDAEEQKRPSSRRASARRPSGALNASSAMRSAAGQLAQLLGRPPDSVSSLKPTEDGWEAQVEVVELDRIPDTTSVMASYKVALDPEGQLVSYERTRRYSRGMIDRPT
- a CDS encoding histone protein; translated protein: MQDTTKYALAAAVAGGYVLGRTKKGRLALTVATYLAGRRFGLEPRQLMMEGLGKLKETPQFAEISEQLRGEALDAGKKALGAAANRKLGDIADSLHHRTLELTSAGKREDEEEPSEYEDEYETEGEYEDEDEDEQGYAEPEAEEEEEEPEEEEEEAEEAYEPEEEGEEEEEEEPQEKPRPRRTRRPSASKSAAPAKKTAAKKTAAKKGSAEKPSARSAAAKKAQPTKKAAPAKTAGKKAAKTAPAKKTAARTSARKTAPAKKSAARTSARKTAPAKKTTARTPARKTAARKTAAKKTSGRKPSTRR
- a CDS encoding SRPBCC family protein; this translates as MAQSERASAKEPKSGLDQLLEELTSFLGAQAEQLADKASDKLGDVTDQLTDVAQGNGKLSDVAGVGGRMLQGDSPMKAMMGQGLSGLKDKVTGAASQIFGKGKKGRKSGGKVINIVEFIDVGLPLRTVYDHWSQYEDFSGFAKGVRDVSRNDDTTSDWKVKVGPSTRGWKATVQEQVPDERIVWTSEGAKGTTRGCVSFHELAPSLTRIVVVVEYYPSGFFEKTGNLWRAQGRRLRLDLKHFLRHVSLTTDEPEGWRGEIRDGEVVVTHEEALEEEGEYEDDEDQDAGEAEGEYEDDEEGGEFEEGEEPEEEEPEEDEEEPDGSYAKGEEEYAEEDVPEEDDEGEADESSRPRRRR
- a CDS encoding S8 family peptidase, with amino-acid sequence MTVAATDKQDRLASFSSTNPLAWSGGMKPDIAAPGVDITAARSQAMTDSGEGLYRTISGTSMATPLVAGVAAILAQRHPDWTGAQLKEHLTSTAKGLEGGYSPYEVGTGRLDVAAAVRTTVRATGSLFFGNYTWPHEPSDVAVTKDLTFTNAGSSDVTLNLALTDDDVPFTLRAAEVTVPARGTATVPVTGDPRTASVGRHAGYVTATDAATGRQVTRTSVALLKEKERYDLNIKLVGKDGKPASGWVGVNLAGDPWPWNVYVEGSTTMRMAPGLYTVAGYIDVAGEKADRSGLAVLVDPEAVLKDGSAEVVLDASKARLLQTEAPQRTEDRQRKVDFKVHYKGQAEQA